The following coding sequences lie in one Allorhizobium pseudoryzae genomic window:
- a CDS encoding CoA transferase subunit A: MQKIYPTAKEALDGLLSDGMLIAAGGFGLCGIPELLIAAIRDAGTKNLVIASNNAGVDDFGLGILLKTRQIKKMISSYVGENAEFMRQYLSGELELEFNPQGTLAERMRAGGAGIPGFYTRTGVGTVIAEGKEHKDFNGQTYILEQGLFADLAIVKAWKADTSGNLVFRKTARNFNLPAATCGKVCVAEVEEIVPVGSLDPDHIHLPGIYVHRLVQGEHEKRIEQRTVRKKEA, from the coding sequence ATGCAGAAAATCTATCCTACCGCAAAGGAGGCGCTGGACGGCCTTCTTTCCGACGGCATGTTGATTGCCGCGGGCGGGTTTGGTCTTTGTGGTATTCCGGAACTTCTGATTGCAGCAATCCGTGATGCTGGAACGAAGAACCTGGTGATTGCCTCGAACAATGCCGGTGTCGACGATTTCGGCCTCGGTATTCTTCTGAAGACAAGGCAGATCAAGAAGATGATCTCGTCCTATGTGGGTGAAAATGCCGAATTCATGCGGCAGTACCTTTCCGGCGAGCTTGAACTGGAGTTCAACCCGCAGGGCACCCTTGCGGAGCGCATGCGCGCCGGTGGTGCCGGCATTCCGGGCTTTTATACCCGCACCGGTGTTGGCACGGTGATTGCCGAGGGCAAGGAGCACAAGGACTTCAACGGCCAGACCTATATTCTGGAACAGGGCCTGTTTGCCGACCTCGCCATCGTGAAAGCCTGGAAGGCCGACACCTCCGGCAATCTCGTCTTCCGCAAGACCGCCCGCAACTTCAACCTGCCGGCCGCCACCTGCGGCAAGGTCTGCGTGGCCGAAGTGGAGGAAATCGTGCCCGTCGGCTCGCTCGACCCGGATCATATCCACCTGCCGGGGATCTACGTGCATCGTCTGGTGCAGGGCGAACACGAAAAGCGTATCGAGCAGCGCACCGTGCGCAAGAAGGAGGCTTGA
- a CDS encoding beta strand repeat-containing protein — MTSIIGSLSAAQIKQLSPTVIAAWNSEDIAALKPTQLKEMSATQVAAIQADNVGIMSTSQLTAISAQATVGLTLDQIAAISADKISSLTTIQVAALTTAQLASLSTSQAEALTSGQIAGLNARQVAAITSAGVATFSPSDIAAISTGSISGLSTDTFAALSSSQLAALKPAQIAALKPTQLAALSPEQLAGLSASQVTSMTSAQIAGLPTSSIAALSTDQIRAINVKSVPGMTTAQVAALTSDQLGALSASQAAAMTASQASAITADKVTALSASTVMSLSTAALTGLTNSTVAALGTEQVASLTTKQVAALSTRQIGALTTSQLSSFTTTQMRAFSAGQIGAIPAANVAALGTAQVAALERTAVAGFKAVQLSALSTDQVEAFTATQVGAFSATQLAALSPEGLATFSTSEVSSLNSAALSGLTTLQIGALTSSQIASLKTAQIPGLKADQVGALTSAQIQALTTAQVNVLSGSQVAAWGAGKIGALSADQIATLNTKAVVALTAAQVTALDQSQVEALGSAQIKVMSARQVEAIGTAGLATFTTDEIAALSTGTLSSLSAERLASLSTQQVAALTTAQIASLRANQVSALSPSQVEVLSSQQLRALTATQVAALSTNAVALLTTDQLAGVTAAAISGLTTAQLATLTPATVASFTTAQLGGLTSRQAAQLGSDVLTQLSSSSIAALSTTALAALSTGTLASLDPSQLGALTAAQIAALKTAQVAAMTMSQITALSTAQVAALTAAQVGVLSVDQVTALSNSQIAALSAKGAAGLTTGQLSGLNSEQVESLGKAQIAAFTSAQLGSLTAGSLGLFTLEELAAITPSALAGMPTGELAGLTAEQMEALTTAQVSSLQSSQVASLSSSQVEAMTAEQVKSLGTAQVAALSQESIAALSVEQLRALSTGSIAALTTQQIASLSVDQLNSLTAAQFGALTSSQLGAMSFTTLDGLSASELASLSPAAIAGISDETIAKLSPDKINSFTTSQIAGMSTGQIAALTTSQIGQLSTAQVAALTAAQAGALSASGFSALSDEQIGALSTRAMAGLTSTQIKALTADQVGTLSTAQLGALTSTQVAALTTSNLQQFSAEALSAISPSALAGMSASVFGSITQSQLAALTTAQTASLTTEQLGALPAAQVSALSSGQIGALTSAQVAALSVSGVAGFSLEQVSAIKTAALVGLTTAQIGALNRTQVDALTTAQLSALTSTQLGALSADAWGALTTGDIAALSAGAIAGIPALQIAAMTGEQLAALSSAQVSGLGTAQLEGLTAAQVSSFTTGQIAALSSLQISALHPTAVAALSSTQIAAVKPATLSAMTTSQVANLSPAQVDAFSTDQIASLTEAQIGSLSTAAIGTLSTADLAAISPGAIAGLTTQQVSGLDHEQLAALKPAQVASLTFYQTRSLTSGQIAALTTEQVSALNGLQLAAVGADKVSVLSTAQISAISAGAITGLTTSAIGQLSLAQVEAFTPSQVAALSSAQVAALDANDLATFSTADISALSSAGIAGLTTANLSSLNTTQLRAITSQQLLMMNADQIAAIAAAYQAAG; from the coding sequence ATGACGTCGATTATTGGGTCGCTTTCCGCCGCGCAGATCAAGCAGCTCTCACCGACGGTGATTGCGGCGTGGAACAGCGAAGACATCGCCGCGCTCAAGCCGACGCAGTTGAAGGAGATGTCGGCGACCCAGGTGGCCGCGATCCAGGCCGACAATGTCGGCATCATGTCGACGTCGCAGCTGACGGCCATTAGCGCCCAAGCGACCGTGGGTCTCACCCTTGACCAGATTGCCGCGATCTCGGCCGACAAGATCTCCAGCCTGACGACCATCCAGGTGGCAGCGCTCACTACGGCGCAGCTCGCCTCGCTCAGCACCAGTCAGGCTGAGGCGCTGACGTCCGGGCAGATCGCTGGCCTGAACGCGCGACAGGTGGCAGCGATTACGTCTGCAGGCGTGGCCACGTTCTCCCCCTCGGATATCGCCGCCATCAGCACCGGCTCCATATCCGGCCTGTCGACCGACACCTTTGCCGCGCTGTCTTCCTCGCAACTCGCCGCTCTGAAGCCGGCGCAGATCGCGGCCCTCAAACCCACACAGCTCGCCGCGCTCTCGCCGGAGCAGCTCGCCGGCTTGTCGGCCAGTCAGGTCACGTCGATGACATCCGCTCAAATCGCGGGTTTGCCGACCTCCAGCATCGCCGCGTTGTCCACGGATCAGATCCGGGCGATCAATGTGAAGTCCGTTCCCGGCATGACGACCGCGCAGGTTGCTGCGCTCACCTCCGATCAATTGGGTGCGCTTTCCGCCTCGCAGGCCGCAGCCATGACGGCGAGTCAGGCCTCTGCGATTACCGCAGACAAGGTCACGGCGCTTTCTGCATCGACGGTGATGTCACTGAGCACGGCGGCTCTGACCGGCCTGACCAACAGTACTGTCGCCGCCCTGGGCACCGAGCAGGTTGCTTCCCTGACGACCAAGCAGGTGGCGGCGCTTTCGACGCGCCAGATCGGAGCGCTGACGACTTCGCAGCTGAGTTCCTTCACCACAACGCAGATGCGGGCCTTCAGCGCGGGTCAGATCGGCGCCATTCCGGCAGCCAATGTTGCGGCGCTCGGAACAGCGCAGGTTGCGGCCCTGGAGCGCACGGCTGTTGCCGGGTTCAAGGCCGTACAGCTCTCGGCGCTTTCGACCGATCAGGTGGAAGCCTTCACGGCAACCCAGGTCGGTGCCTTCAGTGCCACCCAGTTGGCGGCACTCAGCCCCGAAGGGCTTGCGACATTTTCGACCAGCGAAGTTTCGTCTCTGAATTCCGCGGCGCTGTCCGGTCTTACGACGCTGCAGATCGGCGCGCTGACCTCCAGCCAGATTGCAAGTTTGAAGACGGCGCAGATCCCTGGCCTGAAGGCGGATCAGGTCGGAGCGCTGACGAGCGCGCAGATCCAGGCCCTCACCACGGCGCAGGTCAATGTCTTGAGCGGCAGTCAGGTCGCCGCTTGGGGGGCAGGCAAGATCGGCGCGCTGTCGGCGGATCAGATTGCCACGCTGAACACCAAGGCTGTCGTGGCGCTTACGGCGGCGCAGGTGACGGCTCTCGACCAAAGTCAGGTGGAAGCGCTTGGCAGCGCGCAGATCAAGGTGATGAGTGCACGACAGGTCGAAGCCATCGGAACGGCAGGCCTTGCGACCTTCACGACGGATGAGATTGCCGCCCTTTCAACGGGCACCCTGTCTTCGCTGTCGGCCGAACGTCTGGCGTCGCTGAGCACGCAACAGGTTGCAGCGCTGACGACGGCGCAAATCGCCTCTTTGAGGGCAAACCAGGTGTCCGCCTTGTCGCCCTCTCAGGTAGAGGTCCTATCGAGCCAGCAGCTGAGGGCCCTGACCGCGACCCAAGTCGCGGCCCTTTCCACCAATGCGGTGGCTCTTCTCACCACCGATCAGTTGGCAGGCGTCACGGCTGCCGCCATCTCCGGGCTGACGACCGCACAGCTTGCGACCCTGACGCCGGCGACGGTTGCCTCGTTCACCACGGCCCAGCTTGGGGGGCTGACGTCGAGGCAAGCCGCACAGCTTGGGTCCGACGTGCTGACACAGCTGTCGAGCAGCAGCATTGCAGCTCTGAGCACCACGGCTCTTGCGGCTCTCTCGACCGGCACTCTCGCGTCGCTCGACCCCAGTCAGTTGGGTGCGCTCACGGCCGCACAGATCGCGGCGCTGAAAACGGCTCAGGTTGCGGCGATGACCATGTCGCAGATCACCGCACTGTCGACGGCGCAGGTGGCAGCTCTGACGGCGGCCCAAGTGGGTGTGTTGAGCGTCGACCAGGTAACGGCCCTGTCCAACAGTCAGATCGCCGCGCTGAGTGCCAAGGGTGCCGCAGGATTGACGACCGGTCAGTTGAGCGGTCTGAACAGCGAACAGGTGGAATCGCTTGGAAAGGCGCAGATTGCCGCGTTCACCAGTGCGCAACTCGGCTCCCTGACGGCGGGAAGCCTCGGTCTCTTTACGCTGGAGGAACTGGCCGCCATCACACCATCGGCGCTTGCCGGTATGCCGACAGGCGAGCTTGCGGGACTGACTGCCGAACAGATGGAGGCGCTCACCACCGCGCAGGTCTCGTCTCTGCAATCTTCACAAGTCGCTTCACTGTCCTCGAGCCAGGTCGAGGCCATGACCGCCGAGCAGGTGAAAAGTCTGGGGACGGCCCAGGTTGCTGCGCTGTCTCAGGAGAGTATCGCTGCTCTGTCGGTCGAGCAGCTCCGCGCCTTGAGCACTGGGTCAATCGCGGCGCTGACAACCCAGCAGATCGCATCGCTGAGTGTCGATCAGTTGAACAGTCTCACCGCTGCACAGTTCGGCGCACTCACCTCCAGCCAGCTTGGCGCGATGTCGTTTACGACGCTCGACGGCCTGTCGGCCAGCGAGCTGGCATCGCTGAGCCCCGCTGCAATTGCCGGCATCTCTGACGAGACCATCGCAAAACTGTCACCCGACAAGATCAACAGCTTCACGACCTCCCAGATTGCCGGAATGAGCACCGGGCAGATCGCGGCACTGACCACATCGCAGATCGGCCAGTTGTCCACTGCGCAGGTGGCCGCGCTGACCGCCGCGCAGGCGGGCGCCTTGTCTGCGTCCGGGTTCTCCGCCCTTTCCGACGAACAGATCGGCGCGCTGTCCACCCGGGCGATGGCCGGTCTGACATCGACGCAGATCAAAGCCTTGACTGCGGATCAGGTCGGTACCTTGTCGACTGCGCAACTGGGTGCTTTGACCTCCACCCAGGTCGCGGCGCTGACGACCAGCAATCTGCAGCAGTTTTCGGCGGAAGCGCTGTCGGCGATCAGCCCATCCGCCCTGGCCGGGATGTCGGCCTCCGTCTTTGGTTCCATCACCCAGTCGCAACTGGCTGCTCTCACCACGGCACAGACCGCCTCCTTGACCACCGAACAGCTGGGCGCATTGCCGGCGGCACAGGTCTCGGCTCTCTCCTCCGGCCAGATTGGCGCGCTGACCAGTGCACAGGTGGCGGCTCTTTCGGTGAGCGGCGTTGCAGGCTTCTCTCTGGAGCAGGTGAGCGCGATCAAGACGGCAGCCCTCGTGGGCCTCACCACCGCGCAGATCGGCGCCCTCAACAGGACACAGGTCGATGCGCTGACCACCGCGCAACTGTCCGCCCTGACCTCGACGCAGCTGGGCGCCCTGAGCGCCGATGCCTGGGGCGCGCTCACAACGGGAGACATCGCGGCCCTTTCTGCCGGTGCGATTGCCGGCATCCCGGCGCTGCAGATCGCGGCGATGACCGGCGAGCAACTGGCCGCGCTTTCCTCGGCGCAGGTCTCCGGTCTTGGCACGGCGCAGCTGGAAGGACTGACGGCGGCGCAGGTCTCGTCGTTCACGACCGGGCAGATTGCTGCTCTGTCGAGCCTGCAGATCTCCGCGCTTCACCCCACCGCCGTCGCTGCCTTGTCATCGACGCAGATTGCGGCCGTGAAACCAGCCACGCTTTCGGCCATGACGACCTCGCAGGTTGCCAACCTGTCTCCCGCGCAGGTGGATGCCTTTTCGACAGATCAGATTGCGAGCCTCACCGAGGCGCAAATCGGATCGCTCAGCACGGCGGCGATCGGTACCCTTTCGACCGCAGACCTCGCAGCCATCAGCCCCGGCGCCATCGCCGGACTGACGACGCAGCAGGTCTCGGGGCTGGATCACGAGCAGCTTGCTGCCCTGAAGCCGGCGCAGGTGGCGAGCCTCACCTTCTATCAGACGCGCTCGCTGACGTCCGGCCAGATTGCCGCGTTGACGACGGAACAGGTGAGCGCGCTCAACGGTCTGCAACTCGCGGCCGTCGGGGCCGACAAGGTGTCGGTGCTCTCTACCGCGCAGATCAGCGCAATCTCCGCCGGCGCGATCACAGGGCTCACCACATCGGCAATCGGCCAGTTGTCTCTGGCTCAGGTGGAAGCCTTCACGCCGAGCCAGGTGGCGGCTCTCTCTTCTGCCCAGGTGGCGGCCCTGGATGCCAATGATCTGGCGACCTTCTCCACGGCCGACATTTCTGCCCTGTCGAGCGCCGGCATTGCCGGCCTGACCACGGCAAACCTGTCCAGCCTCAACACAACGCAGCTGCGTGCGATCACCTCGCAGCAGCTTCTGATGATGAATGCTGACCAGATTGCCGCCATCGCCGCCGCCTATCAGGCCGCCGGCTGA
- the recX gene encoding recombination regulator RecX, which produces MVDDDTPSAPEAPTPRMLAWAKNSAAYRLSRRMMTERQLAEAVGRKARQKFEGITDEQVKALAEAAVAFGHSVSALDDAAYAEIRTRSSVRAGKSRKAIAQTLVQKGVDREIVQAAVQETDDLKSAIIYARRRAFGPFRRVDMDERQKAKELSAFARQGFSFEIGARIVRMDRDEAEELLAMP; this is translated from the coding sequence ATGGTTGATGACGACACTCCCTCCGCCCCCGAGGCGCCGACCCCGCGCATGCTCGCCTGGGCCAAGAACTCTGCCGCCTACCGGCTGTCCCGGCGCATGATGACCGAGCGCCAGTTGGCAGAGGCCGTCGGCCGCAAGGCGCGGCAGAAATTCGAAGGGATTACCGATGAGCAGGTGAAGGCGTTGGCGGAGGCCGCTGTCGCCTTCGGCCATTCCGTCAGCGCGTTGGATGACGCCGCCTATGCGGAAATCCGCACCCGGTCGTCCGTCCGCGCCGGCAAATCCCGCAAAGCGATTGCCCAGACGCTGGTCCAGAAGGGTGTGGATCGTGAGATCGTGCAGGCGGCGGTTCAGGAGACCGATGACCTGAAGTCCGCGATCATCTATGCGCGCCGGCGTGCCTTCGGCCCGTTTCGTCGGGTAGACATGGACGAAAGACAGAAGGCGAAAGAGCTTTCCGCCTTCGCCCGACAGGGTTTTTCCTTCGAGATCGGCGCCCGCATTGTCCGCATGGATCGTGACGAGGCAGAAGAACTGCTCGCAATGCCCTGA
- a CDS encoding TRAP transporter substrate-binding protein, which yields MLSRRTFLATATATAALSAPALVRPAFARTTVITVASLLAEDKPETRIWRRIAETVEAKLPGRFRFNVVTNGALGGEKEVAEASRLGSVQASLSTVSALSGWVPELQLLDLPFLFRDAAHLGRVVSGPVGADLKQQLADQNFVACGFIDYGARHLLTKKPVTRPEQLQGKRIRVIQSPLHTKLWSAYGAAPIGIPITETYNALSTGVADAMDLTKSAYAGFKLYEVVPYLTETAHIRAAGVVYFAASFWKGLNPEEQAVLAAAAADGALYFNDLILTDEARSMEVASSEGGKVLQPESIESWQAGAKTVWQNFAPVVGGMDRIESVISA from the coding sequence ATGCTGTCCCGCCGCACCTTCCTCGCCACCGCCACCGCCACCGCTGCCCTGTCGGCGCCTGCTCTTGTCCGCCCGGCGTTTGCAAGAACAACGGTCATCACCGTTGCCTCGCTGCTGGCCGAGGACAAGCCGGAAACCCGCATCTGGCGGCGGATTGCCGAGACGGTGGAGGCGAAACTGCCCGGTCGCTTTCGTTTCAACGTCGTGACGAACGGTGCCTTGGGCGGCGAAAAAGAGGTGGCGGAAGCAAGCCGCCTCGGGTCGGTGCAGGCCAGCCTCTCGACGGTCTCGGCACTCTCCGGCTGGGTGCCTGAGCTCCAACTGCTGGATCTGCCCTTCCTGTTCAGGGATGCTGCCCATCTCGGCCGGGTCGTGTCCGGCCCGGTGGGGGCGGACCTGAAGCAGCAGCTCGCCGACCAGAATTTCGTCGCCTGCGGCTTCATCGATTACGGCGCGCGGCATCTCCTGACGAAGAAACCGGTTACCCGGCCGGAGCAGCTGCAGGGCAAGCGCATCCGCGTGATCCAGAGCCCGCTGCACACGAAACTCTGGAGCGCTTACGGCGCAGCGCCCATCGGCATTCCGATCACCGAAACCTACAATGCGCTGTCCACCGGCGTCGCCGATGCCATGGACCTGACAAAATCCGCCTATGCCGGCTTTAAGCTCTACGAGGTCGTGCCGTACCTCACGGAAACGGCACATATCCGGGCCGCCGGTGTCGTCTATTTCGCCGCCTCCTTCTGGAAGGGGCTTAACCCCGAAGAACAGGCCGTTCTCGCGGCGGCGGCGGCGGATGGAGCGCTGTATTTCAATGATCTGATCCTCACTGACGAGGCACGATCCATGGAGGTGGCCTCATCCGAGGGCGGCAAGGTGCTGCAGCCGGAATCGATCGAAAGCTGGCAGGCCGGAGCCAAGACGGTCTGGCAGAATTTCGCGCCGGTCGTCGGCGGCATGGACCGCATCGAAAGCGTGATTAGCGCGTGA
- a CDS encoding TRAP transporter large permease, with protein sequence MTARLLAGLERGLGAVVALILCALLVLVLTNVGLRYVFHTGFIGAEEAGIWLHLALISLAAPLALNGPLSMRFDIGLKFLPRSLRGVALMLADAFSVIAGLTLLLGAWKVTGLVGGTSPALGLPEWLRFSVVAVGGGLLLAILALSRLKENRAVGLLLSLLAGTGAYIAILLADFSASWPPSAILGLLAGLGLLVSAPLAHAFLASAALVGAFGSSLPEPALVSTAVNGMSKFLLLAIPFFLLVGSLLTASGAATRLVGFAAAMVGHRRAGLGQTVLLTSVIFSGASGSSVANAAFGAATFQPQLVKNGYPPAQAGAIIAATSVLDNVIPPSIAFLLLAAATNLSVGALLTGGFFAGALMAACLAIAIHLSIRTTGEGRPATGGQRLRAAAAALPAFGLGAIVVVGIRFGVATPTEAAALAALYALGLAVFARCSGGSVVAAFRQSAVEAGAIGLLIGSAGPFAFLLAVDDVGGLIASLVHTLGSSPWLVLLSCNLVLLVAGLFLDIGAAILLIGPILVPVAVAAGIDPVHFGVILVVNLMIHGLTPPLGMLIYVVSGVTRVPAADLFRAVLPYLAALLAALFILCVLILIV encoded by the coding sequence ATGACGGCGCGGCTCCTGGCAGGGCTGGAGAGGGGGCTGGGCGCTGTCGTCGCCCTGATCCTCTGCGCCCTGCTGGTCCTCGTTCTCACAAATGTCGGCCTGCGCTACGTTTTTCACACCGGCTTCATTGGTGCGGAAGAGGCCGGCATCTGGCTGCATCTGGCGTTGATCTCGCTCGCCGCGCCGCTGGCCCTCAATGGTCCGCTGTCGATGCGCTTCGATATCGGCCTGAAATTCCTGCCGCGGTCCCTTCGGGGCGTGGCCTTGATGCTGGCGGATGCATTCAGTGTCATCGCCGGCCTGACCCTGCTGTTGGGAGCCTGGAAGGTGACCGGCCTCGTCGGCGGTACCTCTCCTGCGCTTGGCCTGCCGGAATGGCTGCGGTTTTCGGTTGTCGCGGTCGGTGGCGGGCTTCTGCTGGCAATCCTTGCTCTATCGCGACTGAAAGAGAATCGGGCGGTGGGGCTGCTTCTGTCCCTGCTGGCCGGGACCGGGGCCTATATTGCCATTCTGCTTGCGGATTTTTCCGCGTCCTGGCCGCCGAGCGCTATCCTCGGTCTGCTCGCCGGGTTGGGCCTTCTCGTCTCGGCACCGCTGGCGCATGCCTTCCTTGCCTCGGCCGCGCTTGTCGGCGCCTTCGGCAGCAGCCTGCCGGAACCCGCACTCGTCTCGACGGCGGTCAACGGCATGTCGAAATTCCTGCTGCTGGCCATTCCCTTCTTCCTGCTGGTCGGGTCGCTTCTGACCGCGTCCGGTGCGGCAACGCGACTGGTCGGCTTTGCCGCCGCCATGGTCGGGCACCGGCGGGCAGGTCTCGGTCAGACGGTGCTGCTGACCAGTGTCATCTTTTCCGGCGCTTCCGGCTCATCGGTTGCCAATGCGGCCTTCGGGGCCGCGACCTTCCAGCCGCAACTGGTGAAGAATGGTTATCCCCCGGCGCAGGCGGGTGCCATCATCGCCGCCACCTCGGTGCTCGATAATGTCATTCCGCCGTCGATTGCCTTCCTGCTGCTGGCGGCGGCCACCAATCTCTCCGTCGGCGCCCTCCTGACGGGCGGCTTTTTCGCCGGGGCCCTGATGGCCGCGTGCCTTGCCATTGCCATCCACCTCAGCATCCGGACAACGGGCGAGGGGCGGCCGGCGACGGGCGGCCAGAGATTGCGCGCCGCGGCGGCGGCTTTGCCCGCTTTCGGGCTTGGAGCCATCGTCGTCGTCGGCATTCGGTTCGGCGTTGCGACACCCACGGAAGCCGCCGCGCTTGCCGCCCTTTATGCGCTCGGGCTTGCCGTCTTCGCCCGCTGCAGCGGAGGATCCGTTGTGGCTGCCTTTCGCCAGTCGGCGGTGGAGGCGGGGGCCATCGGGCTCTTGATCGGGTCCGCCGGTCCCTTCGCGTTCCTGCTGGCGGTGGATGATGTCGGCGGGCTGATTGCCAGTCTCGTCCACACGCTCGGCAGCAGCCCCTGGCTTGTTCTGCTGAGCTGCAATCTGGTGCTCCTGGTGGCCGGTTTGTTTCTCGATATCGGCGCGGCGATCCTGCTGATCGGGCCCATCCTGGTACCGGTCGCGGTGGCCGCCGGCATCGATCCGGTGCATTTCGGCGTGATCCTCGTCGTCAACCTGATGATCCACGGCCTGACGCCGCCGCTCGGCATGCTGATCTATGTGGTCTCGGGCGTCACGCGCGTGCCGGCGGCGGATCTGTTTCGGGCCGTCTTGCCCTATCTCGCGGCACTTCTTGCCGCCCTCTTCATTCTCTGTGTTCTGATCCTGATCGTCTAG
- the thiD gene encoding bifunctional hydroxymethylpyrimidine kinase/phosphomethylpyrimidine kinase, protein MTAIALTIAGSDSGGGAGIQADLKSFSALGAFGASVLTAVTAQNTLGVTAVEDISPGMIAAQMQAVFSDLAVNAVKVGMVSRSETIHVIADGLAGFQGPVVVDPVMVATSGDRLLQEEAIETLIARLLPLATIVTPNLPEAALLTRRPVAESREQMIAQAQAILGFGAKAVLIKGGHGRTAESIDYLVTDEVITPLAAPRIETRNDHGTGCTLAAAVTAGLARGLSLDEACRAAKVYVHAALEAGRNLVVGQGRGPVHHFHAWWPA, encoded by the coding sequence ATGACCGCCATTGCCCTCACCATTGCCGGGTCCGACAGTGGCGGCGGTGCCGGCATCCAGGCGGACCTGAAGAGCTTTTCCGCGCTCGGTGCCTTCGGGGCGAGCGTGCTGACCGCCGTTACCGCGCAGAATACGCTTGGCGTCACCGCCGTCGAGGATATTTCCCCCGGCATGATCGCGGCGCAGATGCAGGCGGTGTTTTCCGATCTTGCGGTCAATGCCGTCAAGGTCGGCATGGTGTCGCGCAGCGAGACGATCCATGTGATTGCCGATGGTCTTGCCGGCTTTCAGGGGCCGGTCGTGGTCGATCCCGTGATGGTGGCGACGTCCGGGGATCGGCTACTGCAGGAGGAGGCGATCGAGACCTTGATCGCGCGTCTTCTGCCGCTCGCGACCATCGTCACGCCCAATCTGCCGGAAGCAGCACTGCTGACCCGGCGCCCGGTGGCCGAAAGCCGCGAACAGATGATCGCGCAGGCGCAGGCAATCCTTGGTTTCGGCGCGAAGGCGGTTTTGATCAAGGGTGGGCATGGCCGGACGGCGGAGAGCATCGACTACCTGGTAACGGACGAGGTGATCACCCCGCTCGCGGCACCCCGCATCGAGACCCGCAACGATCATGGCACCGGATGCACGCTGGCGGCGGCCGTCACCGCCGGGCTGGCGCGTGGTCTCTCGCTCGACGAAGCCTGCCGTGCGGCGAAGGTCTATGTCCATGCGGCACTGGAGGCTGGGCGCAATCTCGTCGTCGGCCAAGGCCGGGGGCCGGTGCATCATTTCCACGCCTGGTGGCCGGCGTGA
- the thiE gene encoding thiamine phosphate synthase, translating to MKPLDDRLNAIVDASLLDLAPLNDLARLAAKAGATLIQYRDKTASTRTMIERATAIREALAGTGVPFVVNDRVDVALASGADGVHLGADDMDAETARRLLGPDAIIGLTVKAGADAVRAGRAPCDYACIGGVFETLSKVNPDPPVGLDGLRALREEIRALNPGLPVSAIAGITLTRLPDVIAAGADGVAAISSLFRADDPAGAIRAFRTTIDQCLKERRP from the coding sequence ATGAAACCGCTTGATGACCGGCTGAATGCCATTGTCGATGCCTCGCTTCTGGATCTGGCACCGCTCAACGACCTGGCGCGTCTGGCGGCGAAGGCCGGCGCGACACTGATCCAGTACCGCGACAAGACCGCTTCGACCCGCACGATGATCGAGCGTGCCACGGCGATCCGTGAGGCTTTGGCGGGGACCGGCGTGCCCTTCGTCGTCAATGACCGGGTGGATGTGGCGCTTGCCAGCGGCGCTGACGGCGTGCATCTCGGAGCCGATGACATGGATGCTGAAACCGCGCGCCGCCTGCTGGGACCGGATGCCATCATCGGGCTGACGGTCAAGGCAGGCGCCGATGCGGTGAGGGCGGGTCGCGCGCCCTGCGACTATGCCTGCATCGGCGGCGTGTTCGAAACCCTGTCGAAGGTTAATCCCGATCCGCCGGTCGGTCTTGACGGATTGCGGGCGCTGCGCGAGGAGATCCGCGCGCTCAATCCCGGCCTGCCGGTCAGTGCCATTGCCGGCATCACGCTCACCCGCCTTCCGGATGTCATTGCCGCCGGGGCAGACGGGGTCGCGGCGATCTCTTCGCTGTTTCGCGCCGACGATCCGGCCGGTGCCATCCGCGCCTTTCGCACCACCATCGACCAATGCCTGAAGGAGAGACGCCCATGA